A genome region from Neofelis nebulosa isolate mNeoNeb1 chromosome 14, mNeoNeb1.pri, whole genome shotgun sequence includes the following:
- the LRRC24 gene encoding leucine-rich repeat-containing protein 24 isoform X2 produces the protein MLAFSCGWWLPGSVLPMFPINIHQKLDTGCGPPSMFFAGSQVLGAGLPTCVSGGTSHPGWTIRRPVRRLQLRGPRPIPREMAPGAPTLLLLWLLWFPGFPPRAAGCPAACRCYSATVECGALRLRVVPPGIPPGTQTLFLQDNSIARLEPGVLAPLAALRRLYLHNNSLRALEPGVFRAQSRLLELALTGNRLRGLRVGAFAGLAQLRALYLAGNQLVQLLDFTFLHLPRLQELHLQENSIELLEDQALAGLSSLALLDLSRNQLGTISREALQPLASLQVLRLTENPWRCDCALHWLGAWIKEGGQRLLSSRDKNIMCAEPPRLALQSLLDISGSSLICIPPSVHVEPLEVTANLGEDLRVACQASGYPQPLVTWRKVAQPREGQPRAQIQPEGGAPRPGGPGASDTGSGMLFLTNITLAHAGKYECEASNAGGAARVPFQLLVNLSQQQQLQLAPPPPPAAGPVSHEPLQEAGSMAFRALGLATQTAIAGAIALLTLTALLLATMICRRRRKRKKVPGLPGEGALFVNDYSDGPCTFAQLEELRDERGHEMFVIDRSKPLFAEGPTEAADGAATGPAQGLPLQPPAAYEIHC, from the exons ATGCTTGCATTTTCCTGTGGCTGGTGGCTCCCAGGATCGGTTCTACCCATGTTTCCCATCAACATACATCAG AAATTAGACACAGGGTGTGGGCCTCCATCCATGTTCTTCGCTGGCTCTCAAGTGTTAGGGGCAGGCCTGCCAACCTGTGTTTCAGGAGGCACATCACATCCAGGGTGGACTATAAGGAGGCCCGTCAGGAGGTTGCAGCTTCGTGGTCCGCGGCCGATCCCGCGGGAGATGGCCCCGGGAGCGCCCACATtgctgctgctgtggctgctgtggtTCCCTGGCTTCCCGCCCCGCGCTGCCGGCTGCCCAGCCGCCTGCCGCTGCTACAGCGCCACAGTGGAGTGCGGCGCCCTGCGGCTTCGCGTCGTCCCGCCCGGAATCCCACCCGGGACGCAG ACGCTGTTCCTGCAGGACAACAGCATCGCGCGCCTGGAACCGGGCGTATTGGCGCCTCTCGCCGCCCTGCGCCGTCTCTACCTGCACAATAACAGCCTGCGCGCCCTGGAGCCAGGCGTCTTCCGCGCGCAGTCACGCCTGCTAGAGCTAGCGCTCACCGGCAACCGGCTACGCGGCTTGCGAGTTGGCGCTTTCGCGGGCCTGGCCCAGCTGCGTGCACTCTACCTGGCTGGTAACCAGCTAGTGCAGCTGCTGGATTTCACCTTCCTGCACCTACCG CGACTGCAGGAGCTGCACCTGCAGGAAAACAGCATTGAGCTGCTGGAGGACCAGGCCCTGGCTGGGCTTTCCTCACTAGCATTGCTTGACCTCAGCAGGAACCAACTGGGCACCATCAGTCGTGAGGCCCTACAGCCCCTGGCCAGCCTGCAGGTCCTGCGCCTCACAG AGAACCCATGGCGCTGTGACTGTGCCCTGCACTGGCTGGGAGCATGGATCAAGGAAGGGGGCCAGCGGCTGCTCAGCTCCAGGGACAAGAACATCATGTGTGCAGAGCCCCCGCGCCTGGCACTTCAAAGTCTCCTGGACATATCTGGCAGTAGCCTCATCTGCATCCCACCCTCTGTACACGTGGAGCCGCTGGAGGTGACGGCCAACCTGGGTGAGGACCTGCGCGTTGCCTGCCAGGCTTCCGGCTACCCGCAGCCCCTGGTGACCTGGAGAAAGGTGGCCCAGCCTCGTGAAGGGCAGCCACGGGCCCAGATCCAGCCAGAAGGCGGGGCACCGCGCCCCGGCGGGCCCGGCGCCTCTGACACGGGCAGCGGCATGCTCTTCCTCACCAACATCACCCTGGCCCACGCTGGAAAGTACGAGTGCGAGGCCTCCAACGCCGGCGGCGCCGCCCGCGTGCCCTTCCAGCTCCTGGTCAACCTgtcccagcagcagcagctgcagctGGCGCCCCCGCCGCCTCCGGCCGCCGGCCCCGTCAGCCACGAGCCCCTGCAAGAGGCCGGCAGCATGGCCTTCCGCGCCCTGGGCCTGGCCACCCAGACGGCCATCGCGGGCGCCATCGCGCTCCTTACGCTCACGGCGCTGCTGCTGGCGACCATGATCTGCCGCCGGCGGCGCAAAAGAAAAAAGGTGCCGGGACTGCCGGGGGAGGGCGCGCTGTTCGTCAACGACTATTCGGACGGGCCCTGCACCTTCGCGCAGCTCGAGGAGCTCCGCGACGAGCGAGGCCACGAGATGTTCGTCATCGACCGTTCCAAGCCACTCTTCGCCGAGGGCCCGACGGAGGCTGCCGATGGCGCAGCAACCGGGCCGGCGCAGGGCCTCCCGCTGCAGCCACCGGCAGCCTACGAGATCCACTGCTGA
- the LRRC24 gene encoding leucine-rich repeat-containing protein 24 isoform X3 → MAPGAPTLLLLWLLWFPGFPPRAAGCPAACRCYSATVECGALRLRVVPPGIPPGTQTLFLQDNSIARLEPGVLAPLAALRRLYLHNNSLRALEPGVFRAQSRLLELALTGNRLRGLRVGAFAGLAQLRALYLAGNQLVQLLDFTFLHLPRLQELHLQENSIELLEDQALAGLSSLALLDLSRNQLGTISREALQPLASLQVLRLTENPWRCDCALHWLGAWIKEGGQRLLSSRDKNIMCAEPPRLALQSLLDISGSSLICIPPSVHVEPLEVTANLGEDLRVACQASGYPQPLVTWRKVAQPREGQPRAQIQPEGGAPRPGGPGASDTGSGMLFLTNITLAHAGKYECEASNAGGAARVPFQLLVNLSQQQQLQLAPPPPPAAGPVSHEPLQEAGSMAFRALGLATQTAIAGAIALLTLTALLLATMICRRRRKRKKVPGLPGEGALFVNDYSDGPCTFAQLEELRDERGHEMFVIDRSKPLFAEGPTEAADGAATGPAQGLPLQPPAAYEIHC, encoded by the exons ATGGCCCCGGGAGCGCCCACATtgctgctgctgtggctgctgtggtTCCCTGGCTTCCCGCCCCGCGCTGCCGGCTGCCCAGCCGCCTGCCGCTGCTACAGCGCCACAGTGGAGTGCGGCGCCCTGCGGCTTCGCGTCGTCCCGCCCGGAATCCCACCCGGGACGCAG ACGCTGTTCCTGCAGGACAACAGCATCGCGCGCCTGGAACCGGGCGTATTGGCGCCTCTCGCCGCCCTGCGCCGTCTCTACCTGCACAATAACAGCCTGCGCGCCCTGGAGCCAGGCGTCTTCCGCGCGCAGTCACGCCTGCTAGAGCTAGCGCTCACCGGCAACCGGCTACGCGGCTTGCGAGTTGGCGCTTTCGCGGGCCTGGCCCAGCTGCGTGCACTCTACCTGGCTGGTAACCAGCTAGTGCAGCTGCTGGATTTCACCTTCCTGCACCTACCG CGACTGCAGGAGCTGCACCTGCAGGAAAACAGCATTGAGCTGCTGGAGGACCAGGCCCTGGCTGGGCTTTCCTCACTAGCATTGCTTGACCTCAGCAGGAACCAACTGGGCACCATCAGTCGTGAGGCCCTACAGCCCCTGGCCAGCCTGCAGGTCCTGCGCCTCACAG AGAACCCATGGCGCTGTGACTGTGCCCTGCACTGGCTGGGAGCATGGATCAAGGAAGGGGGCCAGCGGCTGCTCAGCTCCAGGGACAAGAACATCATGTGTGCAGAGCCCCCGCGCCTGGCACTTCAAAGTCTCCTGGACATATCTGGCAGTAGCCTCATCTGCATCCCACCCTCTGTACACGTGGAGCCGCTGGAGGTGACGGCCAACCTGGGTGAGGACCTGCGCGTTGCCTGCCAGGCTTCCGGCTACCCGCAGCCCCTGGTGACCTGGAGAAAGGTGGCCCAGCCTCGTGAAGGGCAGCCACGGGCCCAGATCCAGCCAGAAGGCGGGGCACCGCGCCCCGGCGGGCCCGGCGCCTCTGACACGGGCAGCGGCATGCTCTTCCTCACCAACATCACCCTGGCCCACGCTGGAAAGTACGAGTGCGAGGCCTCCAACGCCGGCGGCGCCGCCCGCGTGCCCTTCCAGCTCCTGGTCAACCTgtcccagcagcagcagctgcagctGGCGCCCCCGCCGCCTCCGGCCGCCGGCCCCGTCAGCCACGAGCCCCTGCAAGAGGCCGGCAGCATGGCCTTCCGCGCCCTGGGCCTGGCCACCCAGACGGCCATCGCGGGCGCCATCGCGCTCCTTACGCTCACGGCGCTGCTGCTGGCGACCATGATCTGCCGCCGGCGGCGCAAAAGAAAAAAGGTGCCGGGACTGCCGGGGGAGGGCGCGCTGTTCGTCAACGACTATTCGGACGGGCCCTGCACCTTCGCGCAGCTCGAGGAGCTCCGCGACGAGCGAGGCCACGAGATGTTCGTCATCGACCGTTCCAAGCCACTCTTCGCCGAGGGCCCGACGGAGGCTGCCGATGGCGCAGCAACCGGGCCGGCGCAGGGCCTCCCGCTGCAGCCACCGGCAGCCTACGAGATCCACTGCTGA
- the C14H8orf82 gene encoding UPF0598 protein C8orf82 homolog isoform X1, with the protein MWRACRALRPCAVVLARSPGTRACGGGGGVSYTQGQTPEPQTREYFYYVDHQGQLFLDDSKMKNFITCFKDPQFLVTFFSRLRPNHSGRYEASFPFLSPCGRERNFLRCEDRPVVFTHLLASGSGPPRLSYCGGGEALAVPFEPARLLPLAANGRLYHPAPERAGGVGLVRSALAFELSACFEYPPGAPALPSHVRWQGRRLALTMDLAPLLLAASRP; encoded by the exons ATGTGGAGGGCATGCAGGGCGCTCCGGCCGTGCGCCGTGGTCTTGGCGCGGTCCCCGGGGACCCGGGCctgcggcgggggcgggggcgtcTCCTACACGCAGGGCCAGACCCCAGAGCCCCAGACGCGAGAGTATTTTTATTATGTGGATCATCAGGGCCAG CTTTTCCTGGATGACTCCAAAATGAAGAACTTCATCACCTGCTTCAAAG ACCCACAGTTCCTGGTCACCTTCTTCTCCCGCCTGAGACCCAACCACAGCGGTCGCTACGAggcctctttccccttcctctcgcCCTGCGGCAGAGAGCGCAATTTCCTGCGCTGCGAAGACCGGCCGGTGGTCTTCACGCACCTGCTGGCCTCGGGCTCCGGGCCCCCGCGTCTCTCCTATTGCGGCGGCGGTGAGGCCCTGGCCGTGCCCTTCGAGCCGGCGCGTCTGCTGCCTCTGGCCGCCAACGGCCGCCTCTACCACCCCGCGCCAGAGCGAGCGGGCGGCGTGGGTCTGGTGCGCTCCGCCCTAGCCTTCGAGCTTAGCGCCTGCTTCGAGTACCCGCCCGGCGCGCCCGCGCTGCCCTCACACGTGCGCTGGCAAGGCCGCCGCCTCGCCCTCACCATGGACCTGGCCCCGCTGCTGCTCGCCGCCTCGCGGCCCTGA
- the C14H8orf82 gene encoding UPF0598 protein C8orf82 homolog isoform X2 has protein sequence MWIIRARWAGSVAGAGAPVRELFLDDSKMKNFITCFKDPQFLVTFFSRLRPNHSGRYEASFPFLSPCGRERNFLRCEDRPVVFTHLLASGSGPPRLSYCGGGEALAVPFEPARLLPLAANGRLYHPAPERAGGVGLVRSALAFELSACFEYPPGAPALPSHVRWQGRRLALTMDLAPLLLAASRP, from the exons ATGTGGATCATCAGGGCCAGGTGGGCCGGGAGCGTGGCCGGAGCGGGTGCACCGGTTAGAGAG CTTTTCCTGGATGACTCCAAAATGAAGAACTTCATCACCTGCTTCAAAG ACCCACAGTTCCTGGTCACCTTCTTCTCCCGCCTGAGACCCAACCACAGCGGTCGCTACGAggcctctttccccttcctctcgcCCTGCGGCAGAGAGCGCAATTTCCTGCGCTGCGAAGACCGGCCGGTGGTCTTCACGCACCTGCTGGCCTCGGGCTCCGGGCCCCCGCGTCTCTCCTATTGCGGCGGCGGTGAGGCCCTGGCCGTGCCCTTCGAGCCGGCGCGTCTGCTGCCTCTGGCCGCCAACGGCCGCCTCTACCACCCCGCGCCAGAGCGAGCGGGCGGCGTGGGTCTGGTGCGCTCCGCCCTAGCCTTCGAGCTTAGCGCCTGCTTCGAGTACCCGCCCGGCGCGCCCGCGCTGCCCTCACACGTGCGCTGGCAAGGCCGCCGCCTCGCCCTCACCATGGACCTGGCCCCGCTGCTGCTCGCCGCCTCGCGGCCCTGA
- the LRRC24 gene encoding leucine-rich repeat-containing protein 24 isoform X1, giving the protein MRVRGRGAPRLRGARRCPRCCRGFEREEGRGRGPFYSPPPPPSPDTSGLGRPLVRPSPTGAGPGGAAGGAGAPVRVRERRPPLPRPALLGGPGRLGLSGGAAPRERQKLDTGCGPPSMFFAGSQVLGAGLPTCVSGGTSHPGWTIRRPVRRLQLRGPRPIPREMAPGAPTLLLLWLLWFPGFPPRAAGCPAACRCYSATVECGALRLRVVPPGIPPGTQTLFLQDNSIARLEPGVLAPLAALRRLYLHNNSLRALEPGVFRAQSRLLELALTGNRLRGLRVGAFAGLAQLRALYLAGNQLVQLLDFTFLHLPRLQELHLQENSIELLEDQALAGLSSLALLDLSRNQLGTISREALQPLASLQVLRLTENPWRCDCALHWLGAWIKEGGQRLLSSRDKNIMCAEPPRLALQSLLDISGSSLICIPPSVHVEPLEVTANLGEDLRVACQASGYPQPLVTWRKVAQPREGQPRAQIQPEGGAPRPGGPGASDTGSGMLFLTNITLAHAGKYECEASNAGGAARVPFQLLVNLSQQQQLQLAPPPPPAAGPVSHEPLQEAGSMAFRALGLATQTAIAGAIALLTLTALLLATMICRRRRKRKKVPGLPGEGALFVNDYSDGPCTFAQLEELRDERGHEMFVIDRSKPLFAEGPTEAADGAATGPAQGLPLQPPAAYEIHC; this is encoded by the exons ATGCGCGTGCGCGGCAGAGGTGCACCGCGGCTCCGTGGTGCTCGGCGCTGTCCGAGGTGCTGCCGCGGCTTCGAACGCGAGGAGGGGCGGGGTCGCGGGCCcttctactccccccccccccccccatcccccgacACCTCGGGCCTGGGGCGTCCTTTGGTTCGGCCCTCGCCTACAGGGGCAGGCCCCGGCGGCGCGGCTGGAGGCGCAGGGGCTCCAGTACGCGTGCGCGAGCGGcgtccgcccctcccccgccctgcaCTGCTCGGTGGGCCTGGGCGCCTCGGGCTCAGCGGGGGAGCCGCGCCGCGGGAGCGTCAG AAATTAGACACAGGGTGTGGGCCTCCATCCATGTTCTTCGCTGGCTCTCAAGTGTTAGGGGCAGGCCTGCCAACCTGTGTTTCAGGAGGCACATCACATCCAGGGTGGACTATAAGGAGGCCCGTCAGGAGGTTGCAGCTTCGTGGTCCGCGGCCGATCCCGCGGGAGATGGCCCCGGGAGCGCCCACATtgctgctgctgtggctgctgtggtTCCCTGGCTTCCCGCCCCGCGCTGCCGGCTGCCCAGCCGCCTGCCGCTGCTACAGCGCCACAGTGGAGTGCGGCGCCCTGCGGCTTCGCGTCGTCCCGCCCGGAATCCCACCCGGGACGCAG ACGCTGTTCCTGCAGGACAACAGCATCGCGCGCCTGGAACCGGGCGTATTGGCGCCTCTCGCCGCCCTGCGCCGTCTCTACCTGCACAATAACAGCCTGCGCGCCCTGGAGCCAGGCGTCTTCCGCGCGCAGTCACGCCTGCTAGAGCTAGCGCTCACCGGCAACCGGCTACGCGGCTTGCGAGTTGGCGCTTTCGCGGGCCTGGCCCAGCTGCGTGCACTCTACCTGGCTGGTAACCAGCTAGTGCAGCTGCTGGATTTCACCTTCCTGCACCTACCG CGACTGCAGGAGCTGCACCTGCAGGAAAACAGCATTGAGCTGCTGGAGGACCAGGCCCTGGCTGGGCTTTCCTCACTAGCATTGCTTGACCTCAGCAGGAACCAACTGGGCACCATCAGTCGTGAGGCCCTACAGCCCCTGGCCAGCCTGCAGGTCCTGCGCCTCACAG AGAACCCATGGCGCTGTGACTGTGCCCTGCACTGGCTGGGAGCATGGATCAAGGAAGGGGGCCAGCGGCTGCTCAGCTCCAGGGACAAGAACATCATGTGTGCAGAGCCCCCGCGCCTGGCACTTCAAAGTCTCCTGGACATATCTGGCAGTAGCCTCATCTGCATCCCACCCTCTGTACACGTGGAGCCGCTGGAGGTGACGGCCAACCTGGGTGAGGACCTGCGCGTTGCCTGCCAGGCTTCCGGCTACCCGCAGCCCCTGGTGACCTGGAGAAAGGTGGCCCAGCCTCGTGAAGGGCAGCCACGGGCCCAGATCCAGCCAGAAGGCGGGGCACCGCGCCCCGGCGGGCCCGGCGCCTCTGACACGGGCAGCGGCATGCTCTTCCTCACCAACATCACCCTGGCCCACGCTGGAAAGTACGAGTGCGAGGCCTCCAACGCCGGCGGCGCCGCCCGCGTGCCCTTCCAGCTCCTGGTCAACCTgtcccagcagcagcagctgcagctGGCGCCCCCGCCGCCTCCGGCCGCCGGCCCCGTCAGCCACGAGCCCCTGCAAGAGGCCGGCAGCATGGCCTTCCGCGCCCTGGGCCTGGCCACCCAGACGGCCATCGCGGGCGCCATCGCGCTCCTTACGCTCACGGCGCTGCTGCTGGCGACCATGATCTGCCGCCGGCGGCGCAAAAGAAAAAAGGTGCCGGGACTGCCGGGGGAGGGCGCGCTGTTCGTCAACGACTATTCGGACGGGCCCTGCACCTTCGCGCAGCTCGAGGAGCTCCGCGACGAGCGAGGCCACGAGATGTTCGTCATCGACCGTTCCAAGCCACTCTTCGCCGAGGGCCCGACGGAGGCTGCCGATGGCGCAGCAACCGGGCCGGCGCAGGGCCTCCCGCTGCAGCCACCGGCAGCCTACGAGATCCACTGCTGA